The following are encoded together in the Bradyrhizobium sp. CCGUVB1N3 genome:
- a CDS encoding autotransporter domain-containing protein — MPLAALLLGSTALVAVGCMSPAEAGSSDWTGANSTNWYDPGNWSTNVPTSADTVTVDTLTPNATIISGGSASAQTLTVGLLGSGFLTVQNGGTLSVQGVDIAGLLGSTGGLTVTGAGSTLSSAGPISVGVSGAGLLSVLAGGAVTGTQVGLGAMPGATGSVTVDGAGSSITANRLYVGVGGTGYLNVTNGGSVTVATASVIGNAASASGSVLVDGANSTWTANGQLIIGSLGSATLTISNGGVVSAPGANPVAIADLSGSGTLNIGAAPGATPVAPGTLNAASVQFGFGTGTINFNHTGSGYVFAAAISGAGTINQLAGETILTADSSGFTGATDVSGGRLAVNGSLGGLVTVAHGGILGGTGTVGGIIAPGNSIGTLTTLGNVNFSTGSIYQVEVNAAGQSDKIVSGNIAIINGSTVQVLAGAGNYAASTNYTIITAAHGVSGTFDSVTSNLAYLTPSLSYDANDVYLTLTRNSVSFASVGVTPNQVATGGGLDSLGLGNALVGAMLNLSAQQSQNAFDQLSGEIHASAKGVLIDDSRFTRDAALDRLRAAFDSVGAPSMAYAAVGPVKASADTDRYAVWARGFGSWGSTRGDGNAASLSRSTGGIVVGTDGRVAETWRVGLLGGYGHSNVRVGDRRSSGSSDDYSLGLYGGTQWGNLAFRTGGIYTWHELSMGRTVAFPGFMDTLKSSYGARTAQAFGEFGYRIDAGRTALGKLSFEPFANLAYVNLSTDGFVEQGNAAALTSQADKIGVTFTTLGLRGASQVATLSGMGMTARGTLGWRHAFGDTTPLSTLAFSGGSAFTIAGVPIARDAALVEAGLDLAITPNATFGVAYGGQFARSATDQSVKGTFAVRF, encoded by the coding sequence GTGCCGCTTGCCGCCCTTTTGCTCGGCTCGACCGCGCTGGTGGCCGTGGGCTGCATGTCGCCGGCCGAGGCGGGGTCTTCGGATTGGACCGGTGCGAACTCGACCAACTGGTACGACCCTGGAAACTGGAGCACGAACGTGCCGACATCGGCGGATACGGTCACCGTCGACACCTTGACGCCGAACGCGACGATCATCAGTGGTGGAAGTGCAAGCGCCCAGACGCTCACCGTCGGTTTGCTTGGCTCGGGATTTCTAACAGTCCAGAACGGCGGAACGCTGAGCGTTCAAGGCGTCGACATTGCGGGGCTTCTCGGTTCGACCGGCGGCCTCACCGTAACCGGGGCAGGCTCGACATTGTCCTCTGCCGGCCCGATTTCGGTCGGAGTGAGCGGCGCTGGATTGTTATCGGTCCTCGCCGGAGGTGCCGTCACGGGCACCCAGGTCGGCCTGGGGGCGATGCCGGGTGCGACCGGCAGCGTGACCGTCGATGGTGCGGGTTCCTCTATCACTGCCAACCGGCTCTACGTCGGGGTCGGCGGCACGGGTTATTTGAACGTCACAAATGGCGGCTCCGTCACGGTCGCCACCGCCAGCGTCATCGGCAACGCCGCCAGCGCCAGCGGTTCCGTTTTGGTTGATGGTGCCAATTCGACATGGACAGCCAATGGCCAGCTCATCATCGGGAGCCTCGGCAGCGCCACGCTGACCATCAGCAACGGAGGCGTCGTGTCGGCGCCCGGCGCTAATCCCGTTGCGATCGCGGACCTGTCGGGTTCCGGCACACTCAACATCGGCGCGGCGCCGGGCGCGACACCGGTGGCGCCCGGCACGCTGAATGCGGCGAGCGTGCAGTTCGGTTTCGGCACCGGCACCATCAACTTCAACCACACCGGTTCGGGTTACGTGTTCGCGGCCGCCATTAGCGGCGCGGGCACGATCAACCAGCTTGCGGGCGAGACCATCCTGACCGCCGACTCCAGCGGCTTCACCGGCGCGACCGACGTGAGCGGCGGCCGGCTCGCGGTGAACGGTTCGCTGGGCGGGCTCGTGACGGTGGCGCACGGCGGCATCCTCGGCGGCACCGGTACGGTCGGCGGCATCATCGCCCCGGGCAATTCGATCGGTACGCTGACCACCCTCGGCAACGTCAACTTCTCAACCGGTTCAATTTACCAGGTCGAGGTCAATGCCGCAGGACAGAGCGACAAGATCGTTTCCGGCAACATTGCGATCATCAATGGCAGCACGGTGCAGGTGCTGGCCGGCGCCGGCAATTACGCAGCGAGCACCAATTACACCATTATCACGGCCGCGCACGGCGTCAGTGGCACCTTCGACAGCGTCACCTCGAACCTCGCCTATCTCACGCCGTCGCTCAGCTACGATGCCAACGACGTGTATCTGACGCTGACCCGCAACAGCGTCAGTTTCGCCTCCGTCGGCGTCACGCCGAACCAGGTCGCGACCGGCGGCGGCCTCGACAGCCTCGGTTTGGGCAACGCTCTCGTTGGCGCGATGCTCAATCTCTCGGCGCAGCAATCTCAAAATGCTTTCGACCAATTGTCCGGCGAGATCCACGCCTCGGCCAAGGGTGTCCTGATCGACGACAGCCGCTTCACGCGCGACGCCGCGCTGGATCGGCTCCGTGCGGCTTTCGACAGCGTCGGCGCGCCGTCGATGGCCTATGCCGCGGTCGGACCGGTGAAGGCGTCCGCCGACACGGATCGGTATGCCGTGTGGGCCCGCGGCTTCGGCTCCTGGGGCTCGACCCGCGGCGACGGCAATGCGGCGTCGCTCAGCCGCAGCACCGGCGGGATCGTGGTCGGCACCGACGGCCGCGTCGCCGAAACCTGGCGCGTCGGTCTGCTCGGTGGCTACGGCCATTCCAACGTCCGGGTCGGCGATCGTCGGTCGTCCGGCAGCAGCGACGACTACAGCCTCGGCCTTTATGGCGGCACGCAATGGGGCAACCTCGCCTTCCGCACCGGCGGCATCTACACCTGGCATGAGCTCAGCATGGGCCGCACGGTGGCGTTCCCGGGCTTCATGGATACGCTCAAGAGCAGCTACGGCGCGCGCACGGCGCAGGCGTTCGGCGAGTTCGGCTATCGCATCGACGCCGGGCGCACCGCTCTCGGCAAGCTCTCGTTCGAGCCGTTCGCCAATCTCGCCTATGTCAACCTCTCGACCGACGGCTTCGTCGAGCAGGGCAATGCGGCGGCGCTCACCAGCCAGGCCGACAAGATCGGCGTCACCTTCACCACGTTGGGGCTGCGCGGCGCGTCGCAGGTCGCGACGCTCAGTGGCATGGGCATGACCGCGCGCGGCACGCTCGGCTGGCGTCACGCGTTCGGCGACACCACGCCGCTGTCGACCCTCGCCTTCTCGGGCGGCTCCGCCTTCACCATCGCAGGCGTGCCGATCGCGCGCGATGCGGCGCTCGTCGAAGCCGGGCTCGATCTCGCTATCACCCCGAATGCGACGTTCGGCGTCGCCTATGGCGGCCAGTTCGCGAGGAGTGCGACCGACCAGAGCGTGAAGGGCACGTTTGCAGTCAGGTTCTGA
- a CDS encoding AraC family transcriptional regulator: MSHLRFSTDAFADNDKIEAWREVFGRSVVKMEMDPARGEPFRSEAQIHALPGVTMASISSSANRVMRTPNLVADGSDDFVFAMMTEGEATINQRGREVVFRKGEAVLWSNASVGSCDYGMPIDFVALVVPRAVIPVADVDDALMRLLPADLAPMRLLRNYLALLQKGHLEASTTDLRVACATHLQDLIGLAVGVTREAVDIANGRGVRAARLKALKADITSNIMGHDLSAEALALRHGISPAYIRKLFDNDGTSLSHFVLMQRLSRAYRMLVDPTFANRQISVIAFECGFGDLSYFNRSFRRYYGATPSDIRTRPARNGFVP; encoded by the coding sequence TTGTCGCATCTTAGGTTTTCGACTGATGCCTTCGCCGACAACGACAAGATCGAGGCTTGGCGCGAGGTTTTCGGCCGCTCGGTCGTCAAGATGGAGATGGACCCGGCGCGGGGCGAGCCCTTCCGCAGCGAAGCGCAAATTCATGCCCTGCCCGGTGTCACCATGGCCTCGATCAGCAGCTCCGCCAATCGGGTGATGCGCACGCCGAACCTGGTTGCGGACGGTAGCGACGATTTCGTCTTTGCCATGATGACCGAGGGCGAGGCGACGATCAATCAGCGCGGGCGCGAGGTGGTTTTTCGCAAAGGCGAAGCCGTGCTCTGGTCCAATGCTTCGGTTGGAAGCTGCGACTACGGGATGCCGATCGATTTCGTGGCGCTCGTCGTTCCGCGCGCGGTGATTCCCGTTGCCGACGTCGACGACGCCTTGATGCGCCTGTTGCCGGCGGATCTGGCGCCGATGCGTCTTCTCCGCAACTATCTCGCGCTTCTCCAGAAAGGGCACCTTGAGGCCTCGACAACGGACCTCAGGGTGGCGTGCGCAACTCATTTGCAGGATCTGATTGGGCTGGCGGTGGGCGTGACGCGCGAGGCGGTGGATATTGCCAACGGACGCGGCGTTCGCGCGGCGCGCCTTAAGGCGCTCAAGGCGGATATCACTTCGAATATCATGGGGCACGACCTTTCCGCGGAAGCGCTCGCTCTGCGGCATGGCATTTCGCCGGCCTACATCCGCAAGCTGTTTGACAATGACGGCACCAGCCTCAGCCATTTTGTTCTGATGCAACGGCTGAGCCGTGCCTATCGCATGCTGGTCGATCCCACCTTCGCCAATCGGCAGATCAGCGTCATCGCCTTCGAATGCGGCTTCGGCGACCTGTCCTATTTCAACCGGTCCTTTCGCCGCTACTACGGCGCGACACCGTCGGACATCCGAACGCGGCCGGCGCGCAACGGCTTCGTGCCCTGA
- a CDS encoding glycoside hydrolase domain-containing protein: MIIDTNMRTTPHLTSLRQNGVDTIIRYYCRNTRQAEKRLTADEAAAIIRAGLRLAIVYQGAGDSAASFSQDAGARDGAHARDYAADVIGQPSGSAIYFAVDYDASDADIRTRIVPYFTAVRQALKGEAGAASYQVGVYGSGAVCQALLGAGLVSYTWVSQSGGFNGTAAFLRSGQWNLHQRLPSTLYGLSVDPNDPNPQRPQFGAFNNLTTGAPALANIGVAGNYAPLPSISATFVQQQLQRLDYPPGAIDGEYGPLTRAALLAFQADNNLPLTGVADAATAAAFATARPRALDPDRVRATANDLRKMGSQTVIQADHTKTAGWIASILGVLGIGNSGIVEMANSAGAPVVSAPSGQLPQGLFKFLNDLQIFLSSGAPADKLEPIKEGLRQLQGIDLKSLITPENANVLQQLKALIPPDVLTKNPDLGKVLQLADIARQARPQLQTVFDTLPSFFTDGTALQVLAKGAAVAASSMIPGFGGSLAALGIGLAANYFGNKIIQARVDDHQTGANRRL; the protein is encoded by the coding sequence ATGATCATTGACACCAACATGCGGACGACGCCGCATCTCACCTCCCTCAGGCAGAACGGCGTCGATACCATCATCCGCTATTATTGCCGCAACACGCGGCAGGCGGAAAAACGGCTGACGGCGGACGAGGCCGCAGCCATCATTCGCGCGGGGCTGAGGCTTGCAATCGTCTACCAGGGCGCCGGCGATTCCGCGGCATCGTTCTCGCAGGATGCGGGTGCGAGGGACGGCGCCCACGCGCGCGACTATGCGGCGGACGTCATCGGTCAACCCTCGGGTTCAGCGATCTACTTCGCCGTCGATTATGATGCCTCGGATGCGGACATCCGCACGCGCATCGTTCCGTATTTTACCGCGGTTCGGCAGGCCCTGAAGGGCGAGGCGGGCGCCGCCTCCTATCAGGTCGGGGTCTATGGCAGCGGCGCGGTGTGCCAGGCGCTGCTCGGGGCCGGACTGGTGTCCTACACCTGGGTCTCCCAATCCGGCGGTTTCAACGGCACTGCCGCCTTCCTGCGCTCCGGGCAATGGAATTTGCATCAGCGCCTGCCTTCGACGCTCTACGGCCTGAGCGTCGACCCGAATGATCCCAATCCGCAAAGGCCGCAGTTCGGGGCGTTCAACAATCTCACGACGGGCGCGCCTGCGCTCGCAAACATCGGCGTGGCGGGCAATTACGCGCCCCTGCCATCCATCAGCGCGACGTTCGTGCAGCAGCAGCTCCAGCGTCTCGACTACCCGCCGGGTGCGATCGATGGCGAGTACGGGCCGCTGACGCGCGCGGCGCTGCTCGCGTTCCAGGCCGACAACAATCTGCCGCTGACGGGGGTCGCGGATGCTGCGACCGCTGCTGCATTCGCGACCGCGCGCCCGCGTGCGCTCGATCCCGATCGCGTGCGGGCGACGGCCAACGATTTGCGCAAGATGGGCTCTCAGACCGTCATACAGGCGGATCACACCAAGACTGCCGGCTGGATCGCGTCGATCCTCGGTGTGCTGGGCATCGGCAACAGCGGCATCGTCGAGATGGCGAATTCGGCGGGCGCGCCGGTGGTATCAGCGCCAAGCGGACAATTGCCGCAGGGGTTGTTCAAGTTTCTCAACGACCTCCAGATCTTCCTGTCGTCGGGAGCGCCGGCCGACAAGCTGGAGCCGATCAAGGAAGGTCTCCGCCAGCTGCAAGGCATCGACCTGAAGAGCCTGATCACCCCGGAAAACGCCAATGTGCTGCAGCAGCTGAAGGCGCTGATTCCGCCGGATGTGCTCACGAAGAACCCCGACCTCGGCAAGGTCCTCCAGCTCGCCGATATCGCGCGCCAGGCCAGGCCGCAATTGCAGACGGTGTTTGACACACTGCCCAGCTTCTTCACGGACGGCACCGCCTTGCAGGTCCTGGCGAAGGGCGCGGCCGTAGCTGCATCGTCGATGATTCCCGGCTTTGGCGGCAGCCTCGCCGCGCTCGGCATCGGCCTTGCCGCCAACTATTTCGGCAACAAGATCATCCAGGCCCGCGTCGATGATCACCAGACCGGCGCCAACAGGAGGTTGTAG
- a CDS encoding glycosyl hydrolase 108 family protein — protein sequence MSESTAQQRVNWKSFECAEHAMVRIAFGPDEILVAPPTADAWQALAMVLGAHGYNIRTADTDSYNCRAITGGTEKSLHAYGIALDINWNTNPYKETPDQRKVRFSDQPTQDLRAQDVKRALADTDMTQAMIDDALAIRTVNKKRVFEWGGNWNSVKDTMHFEIDVKPDDLETGIDWSSVRGIQNGRPVPSRLMETRGGGSPLQGDIALGNFEKVHALIEKWEGGYTNHPRDPGGPTNMGITLKDLSAWRHAPVTADDVRNLTRDEALQIFRANYWTPVHGDEIPLPAAQVVYNTAVLSGTTRGIRLLQQVLGRGQNGLTVDGRMGSSTIDACLAADQKMLVEDYCSAYESYLRGLPIFDTFGRGWLNRLAEIRQTALGWAEAPEISSPDIAPRELQTTPVQAIELRFGDKGALVEGLQRKLTELGYSLGEIDGQFGTLTREALLAFQADNNVPPTGTLDAATQAAFARPQPRPLSRDRLSATSDDLRASGSQTIKAADNTKIAGWISSILGALGIGNSAAVQVINNNVATPAPPNLSQFLGEVQKLLTSPQLRADPANTQQVLDAAKQLQNFNVKQLVSPENIQILDNIRGLIPANVISSNPALSNFFQIVDGARGLTQFHTIFDALPGMFANDSTLQLLSKGLSAVAGSVIPGFGGSLATLAIGLAANYFSNRVIEARTRDHVTGANTSR from the coding sequence ATGAGTGAATCGACCGCCCAACAGCGCGTAAACTGGAAGTCGTTCGAGTGCGCCGAGCATGCGATGGTCCGCATCGCGTTTGGTCCCGACGAGATCCTCGTCGCTCCGCCGACGGCTGACGCCTGGCAGGCGCTGGCGATGGTGCTGGGAGCGCACGGCTACAACATCAGGACGGCCGACACCGACAGCTATAACTGCCGCGCCATCACCGGCGGTACCGAGAAGAGCCTGCACGCCTACGGCATCGCACTCGACATCAACTGGAATACGAACCCGTACAAGGAGACCCCGGACCAGCGCAAGGTCCGCTTTTCCGACCAGCCAACGCAGGATCTGCGCGCCCAGGACGTCAAGCGTGCCCTTGCCGACACCGACATGACGCAAGCCATGATCGACGACGCGCTTGCGATCAGGACGGTCAACAAGAAGCGGGTGTTCGAGTGGGGCGGCAACTGGAACAGTGTCAAGGACACCATGCATTTCGAGATCGACGTCAAACCCGACGATCTCGAGACGGGTATCGACTGGAGCTCCGTGAGGGGCATCCAGAACGGCCGGCCGGTGCCAAGCCGGCTGATGGAAACGCGCGGCGGCGGGTCGCCCCTGCAAGGCGACATCGCGCTCGGAAATTTCGAGAAGGTGCACGCCCTCATCGAGAAATGGGAGGGCGGCTACACCAATCATCCGCGCGATCCCGGCGGCCCGACCAACATGGGCATCACGCTGAAGGATCTGTCGGCCTGGCGGCACGCGCCTGTCACCGCCGATGACGTGCGAAACCTCACGCGGGACGAGGCGCTGCAGATCTTCCGCGCCAATTACTGGACGCCGGTGCATGGCGACGAGATTCCGCTGCCGGCCGCCCAGGTCGTCTACAACACGGCCGTCCTGAGCGGGACGACGCGCGGCATCCGTTTGTTGCAGCAGGTCTTGGGCCGTGGGCAGAACGGGCTCACTGTGGACGGACGCATGGGTTCGTCCACCATCGACGCCTGCCTTGCCGCCGATCAGAAGATGCTGGTCGAGGACTACTGCTCGGCTTACGAATCCTATCTGCGCGGCCTTCCCATCTTCGACACGTTCGGCCGCGGCTGGCTCAACCGGCTCGCCGAAATCCGTCAGACGGCGCTCGGATGGGCGGAAGCACCAGAGATCAGTAGCCCGGACATCGCGCCGCGGGAGCTGCAAACGACCCCCGTCCAGGCGATCGAACTCAGGTTCGGCGACAAGGGCGCGCTGGTCGAGGGCCTGCAGCGGAAGCTGACCGAGCTTGGCTATTCGCTGGGCGAGATCGACGGCCAGTTCGGCACGCTGACGCGCGAGGCGCTGCTGGCGTTCCAGGCCGACAACAACGTTCCCCCGACGGGCACTCTCGATGCAGCGACCCAGGCCGCGTTCGCCCGGCCGCAGCCGCGACCGCTGTCGCGCGATCGCCTGTCCGCGACATCGGACGATCTCAGGGCGAGCGGCTCGCAGACCATCAAGGCCGCGGACAATACCAAGATCGCCGGCTGGATCTCCTCGATCCTCGGCGCGCTCGGCATCGGCAACAGCGCCGCGGTCCAGGTGATCAACAACAACGTTGCCACGCCCGCGCCGCCCAATCTGTCCCAATTCCTGGGAGAGGTGCAGAAGCTATTGACCTCACCGCAGCTGCGTGCCGATCCGGCGAACACCCAGCAGGTGCTCGATGCCGCCAAGCAGCTGCAGAATTTCAACGTCAAGCAGCTGGTGTCGCCGGAAAATATCCAGATCCTCGACAATATCCGCGGGCTGATCCCCGCCAATGTCATCAGCTCGAATCCGGCACTCTCCAATTTCTTCCAGATCGTCGACGGCGCGCGCGGGCTCACCCAGTTCCATACCATCTTCGACGCCTTGCCCGGGATGTTCGCCAACGACTCGACGCTTCAGCTGCTGTCGAAGGGATTGTCGGCGGTGGCGGGCAGCGTGATCCCGGGCTTCGGCGGATCGCTCGCGACGCTCGCGATTGGCCTTGCGGCGAATTATTTCAGCAATCGCGTCATTGAGGCCCGCACGCGCGATCACGTCACTGGCGCCAACACGAGCCGATGA
- a CDS encoding FAD-binding oxidoreductase produces the protein MAELIKTDVAIVGAGIIGLAIAFRLAENGREVVVVDPNEPGSGASYGNAGTLAPYACAPVGNPDVLRNLPNLLVNPDSPLAVRLAGVPALVPWLSRFVWQSMPVRARRNGHALADLLKDAMPVWRELAEQARLSDLLRYEGCLYLYRGKMPQEDGEWGARLRGELGVRQERLTSEEVARLEPALPRAAGGIFFPDAAHTVDPAALTSRLAAAAAARGASFERARVDRLEPQDGARIRLVCRDRTIEARTVVLAAGAWSRSLAEQAGENIPLDTERGYHIEFAMDACPIKRPVSPVDLGFYVTPMAGRLRVAGTVELGGLSAPLNPNQVALLERGVRKLFPDLGPVQSRWLGFRPSLPDSLPVIGPSRRYPNLIHAFGHGHLGMTLAGVTSRIVASLIEKRNDAPNLDAFRPDRFA, from the coding sequence GTGGCGGAATTGATCAAAACGGACGTCGCGATCGTCGGGGCCGGCATCATCGGCCTTGCGATTGCATTTCGGCTGGCCGAGAACGGCCGTGAGGTTGTCGTCGTCGACCCGAACGAGCCGGGTTCGGGCGCCTCCTACGGCAATGCCGGGACACTGGCTCCCTACGCCTGTGCACCGGTCGGCAACCCCGACGTCTTGCGGAATCTGCCGAACCTGCTCGTCAACCCCGACAGTCCTCTCGCCGTCAGGCTGGCCGGCGTGCCCGCACTCGTTCCCTGGCTGTCGCGTTTCGTTTGGCAATCCATGCCTGTCCGCGCGCGCCGCAACGGACATGCGCTGGCGGATTTGCTGAAGGACGCGATGCCGGTTTGGCGAGAGCTCGCCGAGCAGGCTCGATTGTCGGACCTTCTGCGATATGAGGGCTGCCTCTATCTCTATCGGGGAAAAATGCCGCAGGAAGACGGCGAGTGGGGGGCCCGGCTGCGAGGCGAACTCGGCGTCCGACAGGAGCGCTTGACGTCGGAAGAGGTCGCAAGGCTGGAGCCTGCACTACCTCGCGCAGCCGGCGGCATTTTCTTTCCCGATGCGGCTCACACCGTCGATCCAGCCGCGCTGACCAGCCGGCTTGCGGCCGCGGCCGCGGCAAGAGGCGCCTCGTTCGAGCGCGCGCGTGTTGATCGGCTCGAACCGCAGGACGGAGCACGGATCCGCCTGGTATGCCGCGATCGCACGATCGAAGCGCGTACGGTTGTCCTTGCCGCCGGCGCCTGGTCGCGGTCGCTGGCCGAACAAGCCGGCGAGAATATTCCCCTCGACACGGAGCGCGGCTACCACATCGAATTCGCGATGGACGCCTGTCCGATCAAGCGGCCCGTCAGCCCGGTCGATCTCGGCTTCTATGTCACGCCCATGGCCGGCCGTTTGCGGGTCGCGGGAACGGTCGAGCTCGGCGGCCTGTCCGCGCCGCTCAATCCGAACCAGGTTGCCCTTCTGGAGCGAGGCGTCCGCAAGCTGTTTCCGGATCTCGGACCCGTTCAATCGCGATGGCTCGGCTTTCGGCCCTCTCTTCCCGATTCCCTGCCGGTCATTGGACCCAGCCGACGCTATCCGAACCTGATCCACGCTTTTGGCCATGGACATCTCGGCATGACCTTGGCTGGCGTCACGAGCCGCATCGTTGCAAGCCTCATCGAAAAGCGGAATGACGCTCCGAATCTCGACGCCTTTCGGCCTGATCGTTTTGCTTGA
- a CDS encoding PLP-dependent aminotransferase family protein, with product MLENLELPNSDRPIYQRLADAIGERIARGELAEGDRLPPHREIARLLGINVTTVTRAFSALQQRGLVEARPGRGTLVAAKETEEGGFKSAPSDEAGLIDLSVNRPATSAYREALSLLLPHIARDRRFGALQDYHPPEGPLWARAAVADWLNGVAGDGDAGRIVLTDGAQHGLACVLRALTQIDDVVLADSITYQGISALCRSQGVDLRGVSIDREGMRPDAFELACSTLRPRAVFVVPSLHNPTTVTLSEERRRALAAIARRHNVLIIEDDVYRPLLDRVVPSFAALEPELTVHISGLSKCIAPGLRYGFVVAPRAVLGNVAAALRIDCWSISPLTALIATILLEEGTAKRIIDVQREELRRRQAILRDALSAFDVQTQETSPHAWLHLPEPWRGAAFARACRQRGVGVLPADAFAVGRETLAHAVRINVGAAPSSGELRQALSIMTDLLNAGHFEISGAV from the coding sequence ATGCTCGAGAATTTGGAATTGCCGAACAGCGATCGGCCAATTTATCAGCGTTTGGCGGATGCCATCGGTGAGCGAATTGCCCGTGGCGAACTGGCTGAAGGCGACAGGCTGCCGCCGCATCGGGAAATTGCGCGCCTGCTCGGCATCAACGTCACGACCGTCACCCGCGCCTTCTCGGCCTTGCAACAGCGCGGCCTGGTTGAGGCGCGTCCTGGTCGTGGAACGCTTGTCGCCGCCAAGGAGACGGAGGAGGGCGGGTTCAAGTCCGCTCCCAGCGACGAGGCCGGTCTGATCGACCTGTCCGTCAACCGACCGGCGACTTCGGCCTATCGTGAAGCGCTGTCGCTTCTTCTGCCGCACATCGCCAGGGATCGCCGATTTGGCGCCTTGCAAGACTATCATCCCCCTGAAGGTCCGCTATGGGCGCGCGCAGCGGTGGCGGATTGGCTCAATGGCGTGGCGGGCGATGGTGACGCCGGTCGCATCGTTCTGACCGATGGCGCCCAGCATGGCCTCGCCTGCGTGTTGCGGGCTTTGACACAAATCGACGATGTCGTCCTCGCCGACTCCATCACCTATCAGGGCATCAGCGCCCTTTGCCGGTCGCAGGGCGTCGACCTGCGTGGCGTGTCGATTGACCGGGAGGGCATGCGGCCGGACGCATTCGAGCTGGCTTGCTCGACCTTGCGCCCCCGCGCGGTTTTCGTCGTGCCCAGCTTGCACAATCCGACGACGGTCACATTGAGCGAGGAGCGCCGCCGCGCGCTCGCCGCGATCGCGCGGCGGCACAACGTGCTGATCATCGAGGACGATGTTTACCGTCCGCTGCTCGACCGCGTCGTTCCATCTTTTGCCGCCCTGGAACCCGAACTCACCGTCCACATCAGCGGCCTGTCGAAATGCATCGCACCCGGCCTGCGCTATGGATTCGTGGTCGCGCCGCGCGCGGTGCTGGGCAATGTCGCAGCCGCCCTGCGGATCGATTGCTGGAGCATCAGCCCGCTCACGGCGCTGATTGCCACCATTCTGCTGGAAGAGGGGACCGCGAAGCGGATCATCGACGTCCAGCGCGAGGAGCTGCGTCGGCGGCAGGCCATTTTGCGCGATGCGCTCTCGGCATTCGATGTTCAGACCCAGGAGACGTCGCCTCACGCCTGGTTGCATTTGCCCGAGCCCTGGCGCGGCGCAGCTTTCGCCCGCGCCTGCCGTCAGCGCGGCGTGGGCGTGCTGCCTGCGGATGCGTTCGCCGTGGGACGCGAGACTCTCGCCCATGCCGTGCGCATCAATGTGGGCGCCGCGCCGTCATCCGGCGAATTGCGGCAGGCGCTCTCGATCATGACCGACCTGTTGAATGCAGGTCATTTCGAAATCTCGGGCGCGGTCTGA
- a CDS encoding ABC transporter ATP-binding protein, translating into MTSKPIGGRERERQGDAKFVEFIDVEKTYGHFHAVRRLNLSIGRGEFLTFLGPSGSGKTTTLNMLAGFERPSQGVITLDGKSVDRLPPYERNIGMVFQNYALFPHMSVADNVAFPLSVRKVPKAEIGPRVTRALEMVRLERFRDRKPTQLSGGQQQRVALARALVFQPTLVLMDEPLGALDKKLREHMQIELKQIHEMLGVTIVYVTHDQSEALTMSDRVAIFENGAIVQIGTPDGLYNEPATAFVASFIGENNALDGIVERVDGDQCLVTLPTGLRTTAMAIGDIRPGAPVQLAVRPERIAGAGDHSDNRFQATVDGRIYHGDHQRLLARLPSGQVLTVKIGPDATMATGEAIDLGWRTADCRAFPAGVAPDGITANTGSVS; encoded by the coding sequence ATGACGAGCAAGCCCATAGGCGGTCGCGAAAGGGAGCGACAAGGCGACGCCAAATTTGTCGAATTCATCGACGTCGAGAAAACCTACGGTCATTTTCATGCCGTCCGCCGGTTGAATTTGAGCATCGGCCGCGGCGAGTTTCTGACGTTCCTCGGACCGTCAGGCTCCGGCAAGACCACGACCCTGAACATGCTGGCGGGCTTCGAACGTCCGAGCCAGGGCGTGATCACACTCGACGGCAAATCGGTCGACCGCCTGCCGCCCTATGAGCGAAACATCGGCATGGTGTTCCAGAACTACGCGCTGTTTCCGCACATGAGCGTGGCGGACAACGTCGCCTTCCCGCTTTCGGTGCGAAAGGTACCCAAGGCCGAGATCGGGCCACGCGTCACCCGCGCCCTCGAAATGGTGAGGCTGGAACGCTTCAGGGATCGCAAACCGACGCAACTCTCCGGCGGTCAGCAGCAGCGCGTCGCACTCGCCCGTGCGCTCGTCTTCCAGCCAACCCTCGTTCTGATGGACGAACCCCTCGGCGCGCTCGACAAGAAGCTGCGCGAGCATATGCAGATCGAGTTGAAGCAGATCCACGAAATGCTCGGCGTCACCATCGTCTATGTGACGCACGACCAGAGCGAAGCGCTGACGATGTCGGATCGCGTCGCCATCTTCGAGAACGGCGCCATCGTTCAGATCGGAACGCCGGACGGGCTTTACAACGAGCCGGCGACCGCATTCGTCGCCAGCTTCATCGGTGAAAACAACGCGCTGGATGGCATCGTCGAACGCGTCGATGGCGATCAATGCCTTGTCACGCTGCCCACGGGATTGAGGACGACCGCCATGGCGATCGGAGACATTCGTCCCGGCGCACCAGTCCAGTTGGCGGTCCGGCCCGAACGGATCGCCGGCGCCGGCGACCATTCTGACAATCGCTTTCAGGCGACGGTCGACGGCCGGATCTATCACGGCGACCATCAACGCCTGCTCGCGCGTCTGCCGAGCGGGCAGGTCCTGACAGTCAAGATCGGCCCCGACGCAACAATGGCGACGGGCGAAGCGATCGATCTTGGCTGGCGCACGGCCGATTGCCGGGCTTTTCCGGCAGGCGTCGCCCCGGACGGCATTACCGCGAACACAGGGAGCGTTTCATGA